TGTTCAACCGCAATGATGCAGTGCAAAAATATTGGGCAGTGGCGCATTTTTGATCAGTTTGCCATCATTCGTTCAAGGATCGAAGCGGTCTGACTGTGGCCTTGCAATATCGTGGAGGCGCGTCGCGCCTTTGACCCTCGGAACCTTGCCTCCCATCAGGAAGCGGAGTTCCCTGGCTGAGAACGGATTTTCCTTCGAACTGATCGCGGAGAGGTCTCCGGACAGCAGACGGTGCATGTTCGGCTTTAGGCGAAGCGGCGGCCTTTTCCGATTCAGGCCGGCGATGTCCGGTTTGTCGGACTTGAAATCGCTTCGCTTGTCATCGTGCGGCTCGGGGAACAGCTCCGGGTCGAAATTCAGAGTCGGGGCGCGGCTCCCGTCCTCATAGACAAATCCTTTTCCGGTGAACCAGTCGCGTGACGGAAACTGCGATTCATCGACGGTGAGTTCGATTTCCGCACCGTCGACTTCAACCTTCGGGTTGACTTCCCAGTGTTTCGGGCTGGTCATAGCAGCCGGGAAAAGCTCCAGCTTTCCGTCTTCGAGGAGAATGGTCTTATCGTTTGTGCGGAAAGCATATTCTCTGTTCAGGTTGTATCTCTTTGTGAAGCGCTCGAAGCTCATGGCGCCGTTTCGTCCTGGCTTTGAGTAAAGCTCGTATGTCTTTTTGATGCCGTCGTCTGCCGACCTGATCTTCCAGTTGCCTATCTGGTCGAACCCTGGCCCGTCGAAGGAGTGGGCCATCACAGCACGCGACAGCCGCACGATATCCTCCCATTCGCCGCCATTTTGTCTGATATACTTACCAATCCTGATGCCGATGGCGTTGTTCCACATATCGAGGCCGTTGTCGGCGCCACTATCGCTATCGCTTTCATGTCTGTTGAGCCGGCCGAGAGCGATACCCGATCCAAAAAGCCTGGTGAGCTCGGCCGACAGAAGTATGTGGCGATAGGCATCGGCAGCGCCCCCGTTTTGTCGGCCCGGTAGCTGCGAGGCTATCGTTTCACTGATGATTTTCTTTATGTAGCGATCAAAGAGTTTACTATTAATCTTTTTGAGACTCACGTATTATTTTCCTCTTGTTTGAAAGCTTTCCGCTTTTCAAATATAATTAAAGAAATAAAAACAACTATAGAATTAAAAATAATTCTTTCACTGTCAAAATCCCAATACATATCATATTTGTATATAAAAATCACAAATAATGATATTATTAGAAAAAATATATTAAATATTGTAAATATAAAGAAAGCAATATAATGAAGTTTATTAATTCGAAATATAAATAAGATTGAAAATGTAATATTAATAAGAAGATTTAGATCTAGAATTGCTTCCAGAATTTCGTATCTTTCCGGATACCTGACCCGATCAACACCTGATAAGAGTGATGGAACGTCGAAGTTGTACCAATATGAAACCCACGACAGAAAGAAGAGGGTTGCGCATAGGAGCCATATGGTTCGTCTGCTCGCGATTGCCTGTTTGGACTCCTGTGATTTCATCGATGCGTCCCGCAAATCAGTTGCGCATTTGTATTGATCATGGCGTTCAGTTTTCGCCCGTCATTTGTTGTTTTGATTGCCGTGTGTCGGTCGACCCTGAACATATTTCAGTTCAATTCGTGCGCCGCAATTTTGCGGTTCTCGACCGATAAAATGCATTCAGCGGGATAATTGAAATCAAACAAATTAAAGTCAGTATGAACCTGAGCTCATTTTCATGCCAATGCCGTACCGCACTTTCTACAAAAAACACACCGAACATGATCGCCGAAGTTAATATATTTAAAATAAAACAACTCCAGAATGCATATTTATAGTATTTTGAACGTGTTACAATTGAGATAAATACAAAAAAAGCGGTAGATATATATATAGAAAAAAATATATCTAAAAAACGAGGGGTATAATAATTTACATGCTCGGACCTGTATAGAGCGTACAAGATCTTGCTGTTCTCCCAGTATGCCAAAAAAGAGACAGCCAAAAAGCAGATTGCCGGCACCCACAAAGGTATTATGCGCGGATATGCTTCGTCTACAGCTCTCAAGGTTCCAGGTGTCCTGCTAAATCTCGCAATTGATGCCATCGTCTGTGCTCGCCAAACGGGCGCTTTTCTGACTTGCACGCAATCATGTTCTTTTTTTGTTCCAATGACAATCCTATTAAGCCGGTTTTTTCACGCCTACGGTTTTCAGCAGGCGATGATTACAAAACCATCACAACTTCAAACTGGCGTTCGGGGATGGGCTCGGTTAGCATTCCGGCTTAAAGATCAAAAATAAGGAGGCTCCCCCCGATGAAACTCTCCCGGCTTTTACTCGCCAGCTCGGTTTTTGCCCTTGCGGCCGGACCGGCGCTTGCCGACTACACGCTGAATATCATCCATATCAATGACCTGCACAGCCGCATTGAATCGATCAACAAATATGATTCCACCTGCAATGCTGAAGACGAAACGGAAGGTAAATGCTTCGGCGGCGTTGCGCGCGTTGCAACAAAGATCAACGAGTTGCGCGATGCGGTGAATGCCGAAGGCGGCAATGTCATCGTGCTCGACGCGGGCGACCAGTTCCAGGGTTCGCTCTTTTATACGACCTACAAGGGCGATGCCGCTGCCGAGTTCATGAACACGATCGGCTTCGACGCCATGGCCGTCGGCAACCATGAGTTCGACGACGGTCCGGAAATGCTGTCCAACTTCCTCGACAATGTCGAGGTGCCGGTGATATCCGGCAACACAGATGTTTCGGGGAACAATCTGCTTGCGGGCCGCGTGCCTGAGCATACGGTGCTTGATGTCGGCGGCGAGAAGATCGGCATCGTCTCGGTTCTGGCGACGGATACAGACGAAACATCGTCCCCGGGCCCGAGCATCAAGTTCGAGGACGAGATCGAACATCTGAAGAAGAAAGTCGCAGAGCTTGAGGCCGAAGGCGTCAACAAGATCATCGCGCTCACTCATGTGGGGCTGAACCGCGACAAGGAAATCGCCGCCGCCGTGCCCGGTCTTGACGCGATTGTCGGCGGGCATTCCCATACGCTGCTTTCCAACAGTGTCGAAGGCGCGCCGTCCTATCCGACCATGGTCAAGGGACCGGACGGCAAGGATGTGCCGATCGTTCAGGCCTATGCCTATTCCAAATATGTCGGCGATCTGAAGCTGACCTTCGACGATGACGGCAATCTCACCGAGGCAAGCGGGGATACCATACTGCTCGATTCGTCGGTCGAACCGGATGCGGCGATCCTTGCCCGGGTCAAGGATCTTGGCGGTCCAATCGAGAGCCTGAAGGCCAAGGTCGTGGCGCAGGCCGACGATGTGATTGTCGGCGACCGTGCGGTCTGCCGCGCCGAGGAATGCTCGATGGGCAATCTGGTCACCGACGCCATGCTCGACCGGGTCAAGAACCAGGGCATCCAGATCGCCTTTCAGAATGGTGGCGGGCTTCGAGCCTCGATCGACAAGGGCGAGATCACCATGGGCGAGGTGCTCACGGTTCTACCGTTCCAGAACACGCTCTCGACCTTCCAGATCAAGGGGCAGGGCATGCTCGACGCGCTGGAAAACGGCGTCAGCCAGGTTGAAGACGGCGCAGGCCGCTTCCCGCAGGTCGCAGGCATGAAATTTACCTGGGATCCGGCGGCCGAGCCCGGCAAACGCATCGTCAATGTGATGGTTGCGGGTGACAGCGGCTATGAGCCGATCGATCCGAGCAAGGTCTATGGCGTCGTGACCAACAACTATGTCCGCAATGGCGGCGACGGTTACAAGATGTTCAAGACCGATGCGATGAACGCCTATGATTATGGGCCCGGCCTTGAGGTCGTGGTGGCCGACTATCTGGCCGCCGGTGGAGCCTACAAGCCCGAGGTCACGGACCGCATCACCAAAAAATAGAAACGGTCCGCTTCTAATCGAAAGGTCCCGTTGGAGAAAACCCGACGGGGCCTTTTGTATGCGCCGGGTCTTGCGGCTATCCTCACGCCGAGAAAGACAGATCGAGGTTTCGATGACTGATCCTGTGCGCCTGCATGGATACCGATATAGCGTCTACAACCGGATCGCCCGGCTGGCGCTTCATTGCAAAGGAGTCCGCTACGAGACGGCCGAGGTCAATCCGTTCGCGGAATTGTCCGCAGACTATCTGAGGCTGCACCCGTTCGGCCTTGTTCCCGTTTTATCGCACGGCACGTTCAGCCTGTTCGAAACAGGTGCGATCACGCGCTATGTCGACCGGGCCTTTGACGGCCCGTCACTGCACCCTGAAACGCCGGTCGGTCTGGCCAGGATGGATCAACTGATCGCTGTCATCGATCATTATGGTTACTGGCCCATGGTCAGACAGGTCTTTGCGCAGAGTGTCTTTCAGCCGCTTGATGGGCAGGCTCCGGATACCGATGAGATTGCCTCGGGTCTTGAGAAGTCGTCAAAAGTCCTGGCATTCCTCGACGGTGTCGCGGACGAAGGGCAGATTCTCAATGGCAGCGCCATCACTCTTGCAGATTGTCATCTCGCACCGATGATGGACTATTTTGTCCGGGCCGAGGAAGGCAAGACAGCCCTTCGCGCCTACCATGCTCTCAGCCGGTGGTGGGATCAGGTTTCGGAGCTTGAGATGCTGAAGGTAACGGACCCGCTGCCGACAAGGGACAATTGACGCGGGTCAAACAATGTCCGATGGATGTGTGCTATCAACCGGTCAACCGTACAACAAAGGTACCGCCCTATGGCTTTTGAAGACCTGATCACGCGCATCAACATGCTTTTTGTCGAGATGGAAAACCAGCCGGAGGATGCGACCGAGCTGCTGGGACAAATCCGCCTGGAGCTAAACAGGCTGCGCGCGACAGGCCAGCCGCTACCGGAGGACCTCGTCAAGCTTGAAGAGCGGCTTGAGGCGGAATTCGGCGCTGGAAAAACGGACGGCTGAATCAGGAAACGATTTCCTCGAGCTTCACTTCAAATCCCCAAAGGCGCTCAAGATGTTCGAGCGTCGCGATCTTCTGATCTTCCTCTAATGGAACACCGTTGCGCTTTGTGTGTTGAAGCATGAGCTGGCGGTCACCCAGAAGGTCGACGTCGACGACCTGGATGTAAGGCTCCAGTGTTGATAGGTCGTGGTTCTGGGCAAAGGCGTCGCGTACCTTGCGGAAGCCGCGTTCGTCGTGAATGCCGGTCACCGTGTAAAACGGATCTTCCGCCTTGTCGGCAATTGCGAACATGCGGAACTGGCGGATAACGGACGGGCTCAAGAACTGCTGGATAAAGGATTCGTCACGATAGTTGGCCCAGGCCTCCTTCAGAACGTTTTTCCAGTCCTTTGCTCCGGCAATCTCGGGGAACCATTCATGATCTTCCGGCGTCGGCTCCTCGCAGATGCGCCGGATGTCGCGCATCATGGCAAAGCCCAGAGCATAGGGGTTGATGCCGCTGAAGCGCGGATCGTCGAAGTCCGGCTGGAACAGCACATTGGTATGGCTGTGGAGGATTTCCAGAAGGGCGCCGTCCGTCAGCAGGCCTTTTTCATGCATGGCGTTGACGATGTGGAAATGCACGAAGGTGGCGCAGCCCTCATTCATCAGCTTGGTCTGTTTCTGCGGGTAGAAATATTGCGCAATGTTGCGGACGATGCGCAGCACCTCGCGCTGCCATGGTCTGAGAACCGGGCTGTAGTGCTCGAGGAAGTAGAGAAGGTTTTCTTCCGGCAGGTGAAGCTCCCGCTTGCGCTCCCGCATCCCTGCGTCGGCTCTGGCCGTATCGGCAGGGTCCGTCGCGGAATTCCACAGATAGTTGACGGTGCGCTCCTCGTGTTCGCGCCTTTCCCTGCGGCGCTCCTCTTCCTCGCGCAGTGACGGTTGGCGCGGTCTGCGGTATCGGAAAACGCCGTGCGGCATCAACGCGTGGGCGGCATCCAGAATGCGCTCCACCTCGCTCACGCCGTGCCGTTCCTCGCACTGGCTGATATAGCTACGAGCATATTCCAGGTAGTCGAGAATGCCGGCTGCATCCGTCCACTGGCGAAACAGGTGGTTGTTCTTGAAGAAATGATTGTGTCCGAAGGCGGCGTGCGCCATGACCAGCGTCTGCATGGCCATGGTGTTTTCTTCCATGCAATAGCTGATGCAGGGATCGGAATTGATGACGATCTCATAGGCAAGGCCCATCGCGCCCTTTCGGTAATGCACCTCGTTGCTGACAAAATGCTTGCCGAAGGACCAGTGGCGATACATCAGCGGCATGCCGATGGACGAATAGGCGTCGAGCATCTGTTCGGACGAAATGATCTCGATCTGG
This portion of the Hoeflea prorocentri genome encodes:
- a CDS encoding bifunctional metallophosphatase/5'-nucleotidase; the encoded protein is MKLSRLLLASSVFALAAGPALADYTLNIIHINDLHSRIESINKYDSTCNAEDETEGKCFGGVARVATKINELRDAVNAEGGNVIVLDAGDQFQGSLFYTTYKGDAAAEFMNTIGFDAMAVGNHEFDDGPEMLSNFLDNVEVPVISGNTDVSGNNLLAGRVPEHTVLDVGGEKIGIVSVLATDTDETSSPGPSIKFEDEIEHLKKKVAELEAEGVNKIIALTHVGLNRDKEIAAAVPGLDAIVGGHSHTLLSNSVEGAPSYPTMVKGPDGKDVPIVQAYAYSKYVGDLKLTFDDDGNLTEASGDTILLDSSVEPDAAILARVKDLGGPIESLKAKVVAQADDVIVGDRAVCRAEECSMGNLVTDAMLDRVKNQGIQIAFQNGGGLRASIDKGEITMGEVLTVLPFQNTLSTFQIKGQGMLDALENGVSQVEDGAGRFPQVAGMKFTWDPAAEPGKRIVNVMVAGDSGYEPIDPSKVYGVVTNNYVRNGGDGYKMFKTDAMNAYDYGPGLEVVVADYLAAGGAYKPEVTDRITKK
- a CDS encoding glutathione S-transferase family protein — protein: MTDPVRLHGYRYSVYNRIARLALHCKGVRYETAEVNPFAELSADYLRLHPFGLVPVLSHGTFSLFETGAITRYVDRAFDGPSLHPETPVGLARMDQLIAVIDHYGYWPMVRQVFAQSVFQPLDGQAPDTDEIASGLEKSSKVLAFLDGVADEGQILNGSAITLADCHLAPMMDYFVRAEEGKTALRAYHALSRWWDQVSELEMLKVTDPLPTRDN
- a CDS encoding SpoVR family protein, with translation MPMAARTARKKKPLFDGADWTFDTLRQTYDAIEKVAHSDLKLDTYTNQIEIISSEQMLDAYSSIGMPLMYRHWSFGKHFVSNEVHYRKGAMGLAYEIVINSDPCISYCMEENTMAMQTLVMAHAAFGHNHFFKNNHLFRQWTDAAGILDYLEYARSYISQCEERHGVSEVERILDAAHALMPHGVFRYRRPRQPSLREEEERRRERREHEERTVNYLWNSATDPADTARADAGMRERKRELHLPEENLLYFLEHYSPVLRPWQREVLRIVRNIAQYFYPQKQTKLMNEGCATFVHFHIVNAMHEKGLLTDGALLEILHSHTNVLFQPDFDDPRFSGINPYALGFAMMRDIRRICEEPTPEDHEWFPEIAGAKDWKNVLKEAWANYRDESFIQQFLSPSVIRQFRMFAIADKAEDPFYTVTGIHDERGFRKVRDAFAQNHDLSTLEPYIQVVDVDLLGDRQLMLQHTKRNGVPLEEDQKIATLEHLERLWGFEVKLEEIVS